Proteins encoded by one window of Camelus bactrianus isolate YW-2024 breed Bactrian camel chromosome 9, ASM4877302v1, whole genome shotgun sequence:
- the AMPD2 gene encoding AMP deaminase 2 isoform X2, producing MASYSSGSGKPKAKYPFKKRASLQASSAVPAPCSPSSQGLPCMQLHLVQPVPAPELSWGTGCSSTQQTDGQGAQGCWPELPDSAEARGGLGAPPLQSARSLPGPAPCLKHFPLDLRTSMDGKCKEIAEELFSRSLAESELRSAPYEFPEESPIEQLEERRQRLERQISQDVKLEPDILLRAKQDFLKTDSDSDLQLYKEQGEGQGDRGLRERDVVLEREFQRVTISGEEKCGVPFTDLLDAAKSVVRALFIREKYMALSLQSFCPTTRRYLQQLAEKPLETRTYEQGPDTPVSADAPVHPPALEQHPYEHCEPSTMPGDLGLGLRMVRGVVHVYTRREPDEHCSEVELPYPDLQEFVADVNVLMALIINGPIKSFCYRRLQYLSSKFQMHVLLNEMKELAAQKKVPHRDFYNIRKVDTHIHASSCMNQKHLLRFIKRAMKRHLEEIVHVEQGREQTLREVFESMNLTAYDLSVDTLDVHADRNTFHRFDKFNAKYNPIGESVLREIFIKTDNRVSGKYFAHIIKEVMSDLEESKYQNAELRLSIYGRSRDEWDKLARWAVMHRVHSPNVRWLVQVPRLFDVYRTKGQLANFQEMLENIFLPLFEATIHPASHPELHLFLEHVDGFDSVDDESKPENHVFNMESPLPEAWVEEDNPPYAYYLYYTFANMAMLNHLRRQRGFHTFVLRPHCGEAGPIHHLVSAFMLAENISHGLLLRKAPVLQYLYYLAQIGIAMSPLSNNSLFLSYHRNPLPEYLSRGLMVSLSTDDPLQFHFTKEPLMEEYSIATQVWKLSSCDMCELARNSVLMSGFSHKVKSHWLGPNYTKEGPEGNDIRRTNVPDIRVGYRHETLCQELALITQAVQSEMLETIPEEAGITMSPGPQ from the exons ATGGCATCCTATTCATCTGGCTCCGGCAAACCCAAGGCCAAATATCCCTTTAAGAAGCGGGCCAGCCTGCAGGCTTCCTCTGCAGTACCAG ccccctgctcGCCGTCATCCCAGGGTCTCCCCTGCATGCAGCTGCACTTGGTACAGCCCGTGCCGGCCCCTGAGCTGTCCTGGGGGACTGGCTGCAGCTCCACTCAGCAAACAGACGGGCAAGGGGCACAGGGCTGCTGGCCGGAGCTGCCTGACTCTGCAG AGGCTcggggtgggctgggggccccTCCGCTGCAGTCTGCCCGATccctgccaggccctgccccctgcctcaAGCACTTCCCGCTCGACCTGCGCACGTCTATGGATGGCAAATGCAAGGAGATCGCCGAG GAGCTCTTCAGCCGCTCCCTGGCTGAGAGTGAACTCCGTAGTGCCCCATACGAGTTCCCCGAAGAGAGCCCCATCGAACAGCTGGAGGAGCGGCGGCAGCGCCTGGAGAGGCAGATCAGCCAGGATGTCAA GCTGGAGCCAGACATCCTGCTTCGGGCAAAGCAAGATTTCCTGAAGACGGACAGTGACTCGGACCTCCA GCTCTACAAGGAGCAGGGTGAGGGGCAGGGTGACCGGGGCCTGCGGGAGCGTGATGTGGTGCTGGAACGGGAATTTCAGCGGGTCACCATCTCCGGGGAGGAGAAGTGTGGG GTACCATTTACAGACCTGCTGGACGCAGCCAAGAGTGTGGTGCGGGCGCTCTTCATCCGGGAGAAGTACATGGCCCTGTCTCTGCAGAGCTTCTGCCCCACCACCCGCCGGTACCTGCAGCAGCTGGCCGAGAAGCCTCTGGAGACACGGACCTATGAGCAGGGCCCTGACACCCCTGTGTCTGCTG ATGCCCCGGTGCACCCCCCTGCGCTGGAGCAGCACCCATATGAGCACTGTGAACCAAGCACCATGCCGGGGGACCTGGGCTTGGGTCTCCGCATGGTGCGGGGCGTGGTGCACGTCTACACCCGCAGGGAACCTGATGAGCA TTGCTCAGAAGTGGAGCTGCCATACCCCGACCTTCAGGAATTTGTGGCAGATGTCAATGTGCTGATGGCTCTGATTATCAATGGCCCCAT AAAATCCTTCTGTTACCGCCGCCTGCAGTATCTGAGCTCCAAATTCCAGATGCATGTGCTGCTTAACGAGATGAAGGAGCTGGCTGCCCAGAAGAAAGTGCCACACCGAGATTTCTACAACATCCGCAAG GTGGACACGCACATCCATGCCTCGTCCTGCATGAACCAGAAGCATCTGCTTCGCTTCATCAAACGGGCAATGAAGCGGCACCTGGAGGAGATCGTGCACGTGGAGCAGGGTCGCGAACAGACGCTGCGGGAGGTCTTTGAGAGCATGAATCTCACTGCCTACGACCTGAGTGTGGACACGCTCGACGTGCACGCG GACAGGAACACCTTCCATCGCTTTGACAAGTTCAATGCCAAATACAACCCTATTGGGGAGTCTGTCCTCCGAGAGATCTTCATCAAGACCGACAACAGGGTTTCTGGGAAGTACTTTGCTCACATCATCAAG GAGGTGATGTCGGACCTGGAGGAGAGTAAATACCAGAATGCGGAGCTTCGACTCTCCATCTACGGGCGCTCAAGGGACGAGTGGGACAAGCTGGCGCGCTGGGCAGTGATGCACCGTGTACACTCTCCCAACGTGCGCTGGCTCGTGCAGGTGCCCCGCCTCTT TGATGTGTACCGTACGAAGGGCCAGCTGGCCAACTTCCAGGAGATGCTAGAGAACATCTTCCTGCCACTGTTCGAGGCTACCATCCACCCTGCCAGCCACCCGGAGCTGCACCTCTTCTTGGAGCAC GTGGATGGCTTTGACAGCGTGGACGATGAGTCTAAGCCCGAGAACCACGTCTTCAACATGGAGAGCCCCCTCCCCGAGGCTTGGGTGGAGGAGGACAACCCACCCTATGCCTACTACCTGTACTACACCTTCGCCAACATGGCCATGCTGAACCACCTGCGCAG GCAGAGGGGCTTCCACACGTTTGTGCTGAGGCCGCACTGTGGGGAGGCCGGGCCCATCCACCACCTGGTGTCGGCCTTCATGCTGGCTGAGAACATCTCACATGGGCTCCTTCTGCGCAAG GCCCCGGTCCTGCAGTACTTGTACTACCTGGCCCAGATCGGCATCGCCATGTCCCCGCTCAGCAACAACAGCCTCTTCCTCAGCTACCACCGGAACCCGCTCCCCGAGTACCTGTCCCGCGGCCTCATGGTCTCGCTGTCCACCGATGATCCCCTGCAGTTCCATTTCACCAAG GAGCCGCTGATGGAGGAGTACAGCATCGCCACCCAGGTGTGGAAGCTCAGCTCCTGTGATATGTGTGAGCTGGCGCGCAACAGTGTGCTCATGAGTGGCTTCTCCCATAAG gtAAAGAGCCACTGGCTGGGACCCAACTACACCAAGGAGGGCCCCGAGGGTAATGATATCCGCCGCACCAACGTGCCGGACATCCGCGTGGGCTACCGCCATGAGACCCTGTGCCAGGAGCTGGCGCTCATCACGCAGGCCGTGCAGAGCGAGATGCTGGAGACCATCCCGGAGGAGGCGGGCATCACCATGAGCCCAGGGCCTCAGTGA
- the AMPD2 gene encoding AMP deaminase 2 isoform X1, with amino-acid sequence MAGAGLAWRGRIRAGAGPWTWPGLGRRRREPALCQSRDPYSDLAGSGPQLSSPPSLPGFLAVQTLASRRPGTPQSSSSMASAPCSPSSQGLPCMQLHLVQPVPAPELSWGTGCSSTQQTDGQGAQGCWPELPDSAEARGGLGAPPLQSARSLPGPAPCLKHFPLDLRTSMDGKCKEIAEELFSRSLAESELRSAPYEFPEESPIEQLEERRQRLERQISQDVKLEPDILLRAKQDFLKTDSDSDLQLYKEQGEGQGDRGLRERDVVLEREFQRVTISGEEKCGVPFTDLLDAAKSVVRALFIREKYMALSLQSFCPTTRRYLQQLAEKPLETRTYEQGPDTPVSADAPVHPPALEQHPYEHCEPSTMPGDLGLGLRMVRGVVHVYTRREPDEHCSEVELPYPDLQEFVADVNVLMALIINGPIKSFCYRRLQYLSSKFQMHVLLNEMKELAAQKKVPHRDFYNIRKVDTHIHASSCMNQKHLLRFIKRAMKRHLEEIVHVEQGREQTLREVFESMNLTAYDLSVDTLDVHADRNTFHRFDKFNAKYNPIGESVLREIFIKTDNRVSGKYFAHIIKEVMSDLEESKYQNAELRLSIYGRSRDEWDKLARWAVMHRVHSPNVRWLVQVPRLFDVYRTKGQLANFQEMLENIFLPLFEATIHPASHPELHLFLEHVDGFDSVDDESKPENHVFNMESPLPEAWVEEDNPPYAYYLYYTFANMAMLNHLRRQRGFHTFVLRPHCGEAGPIHHLVSAFMLAENISHGLLLRKAPVLQYLYYLAQIGIAMSPLSNNSLFLSYHRNPLPEYLSRGLMVSLSTDDPLQFHFTKEPLMEEYSIATQVWKLSSCDMCELARNSVLMSGFSHKVKSHWLGPNYTKEGPEGNDIRRTNVPDIRVGYRHETLCQELALITQAVQSEMLETIPEEAGITMSPGPQ; translated from the exons atggcgggggcggggctggcttGGCGGGGGCGGAtccgggcaggggcggggccatGGACCTGGCCGGGCCTGGGGCGGCGGAGACGCGAGCCAGCGCTG TGCCAGAGTAGGGACCCTTACAGCGACTTGGCGGGGTCTGGACCCcagctctcctcccctccctcgcTACCCGGCTTCCTGGCGGTGCAGACCCTGGCGAGCAGACGCCCCGGAACCCCTCAGAGCTCGAGCAGTATGGCCTCAG ccccctgctcGCCGTCATCCCAGGGTCTCCCCTGCATGCAGCTGCACTTGGTACAGCCCGTGCCGGCCCCTGAGCTGTCCTGGGGGACTGGCTGCAGCTCCACTCAGCAAACAGACGGGCAAGGGGCACAGGGCTGCTGGCCGGAGCTGCCTGACTCTGCAG AGGCTcggggtgggctgggggccccTCCGCTGCAGTCTGCCCGATccctgccaggccctgccccctgcctcaAGCACTTCCCGCTCGACCTGCGCACGTCTATGGATGGCAAATGCAAGGAGATCGCCGAG GAGCTCTTCAGCCGCTCCCTGGCTGAGAGTGAACTCCGTAGTGCCCCATACGAGTTCCCCGAAGAGAGCCCCATCGAACAGCTGGAGGAGCGGCGGCAGCGCCTGGAGAGGCAGATCAGCCAGGATGTCAA GCTGGAGCCAGACATCCTGCTTCGGGCAAAGCAAGATTTCCTGAAGACGGACAGTGACTCGGACCTCCA GCTCTACAAGGAGCAGGGTGAGGGGCAGGGTGACCGGGGCCTGCGGGAGCGTGATGTGGTGCTGGAACGGGAATTTCAGCGGGTCACCATCTCCGGGGAGGAGAAGTGTGGG GTACCATTTACAGACCTGCTGGACGCAGCCAAGAGTGTGGTGCGGGCGCTCTTCATCCGGGAGAAGTACATGGCCCTGTCTCTGCAGAGCTTCTGCCCCACCACCCGCCGGTACCTGCAGCAGCTGGCCGAGAAGCCTCTGGAGACACGGACCTATGAGCAGGGCCCTGACACCCCTGTGTCTGCTG ATGCCCCGGTGCACCCCCCTGCGCTGGAGCAGCACCCATATGAGCACTGTGAACCAAGCACCATGCCGGGGGACCTGGGCTTGGGTCTCCGCATGGTGCGGGGCGTGGTGCACGTCTACACCCGCAGGGAACCTGATGAGCA TTGCTCAGAAGTGGAGCTGCCATACCCCGACCTTCAGGAATTTGTGGCAGATGTCAATGTGCTGATGGCTCTGATTATCAATGGCCCCAT AAAATCCTTCTGTTACCGCCGCCTGCAGTATCTGAGCTCCAAATTCCAGATGCATGTGCTGCTTAACGAGATGAAGGAGCTGGCTGCCCAGAAGAAAGTGCCACACCGAGATTTCTACAACATCCGCAAG GTGGACACGCACATCCATGCCTCGTCCTGCATGAACCAGAAGCATCTGCTTCGCTTCATCAAACGGGCAATGAAGCGGCACCTGGAGGAGATCGTGCACGTGGAGCAGGGTCGCGAACAGACGCTGCGGGAGGTCTTTGAGAGCATGAATCTCACTGCCTACGACCTGAGTGTGGACACGCTCGACGTGCACGCG GACAGGAACACCTTCCATCGCTTTGACAAGTTCAATGCCAAATACAACCCTATTGGGGAGTCTGTCCTCCGAGAGATCTTCATCAAGACCGACAACAGGGTTTCTGGGAAGTACTTTGCTCACATCATCAAG GAGGTGATGTCGGACCTGGAGGAGAGTAAATACCAGAATGCGGAGCTTCGACTCTCCATCTACGGGCGCTCAAGGGACGAGTGGGACAAGCTGGCGCGCTGGGCAGTGATGCACCGTGTACACTCTCCCAACGTGCGCTGGCTCGTGCAGGTGCCCCGCCTCTT TGATGTGTACCGTACGAAGGGCCAGCTGGCCAACTTCCAGGAGATGCTAGAGAACATCTTCCTGCCACTGTTCGAGGCTACCATCCACCCTGCCAGCCACCCGGAGCTGCACCTCTTCTTGGAGCAC GTGGATGGCTTTGACAGCGTGGACGATGAGTCTAAGCCCGAGAACCACGTCTTCAACATGGAGAGCCCCCTCCCCGAGGCTTGGGTGGAGGAGGACAACCCACCCTATGCCTACTACCTGTACTACACCTTCGCCAACATGGCCATGCTGAACCACCTGCGCAG GCAGAGGGGCTTCCACACGTTTGTGCTGAGGCCGCACTGTGGGGAGGCCGGGCCCATCCACCACCTGGTGTCGGCCTTCATGCTGGCTGAGAACATCTCACATGGGCTCCTTCTGCGCAAG GCCCCGGTCCTGCAGTACTTGTACTACCTGGCCCAGATCGGCATCGCCATGTCCCCGCTCAGCAACAACAGCCTCTTCCTCAGCTACCACCGGAACCCGCTCCCCGAGTACCTGTCCCGCGGCCTCATGGTCTCGCTGTCCACCGATGATCCCCTGCAGTTCCATTTCACCAAG GAGCCGCTGATGGAGGAGTACAGCATCGCCACCCAGGTGTGGAAGCTCAGCTCCTGTGATATGTGTGAGCTGGCGCGCAACAGTGTGCTCATGAGTGGCTTCTCCCATAAG gtAAAGAGCCACTGGCTGGGACCCAACTACACCAAGGAGGGCCCCGAGGGTAATGATATCCGCCGCACCAACGTGCCGGACATCCGCGTGGGCTACCGCCATGAGACCCTGTGCCAGGAGCTGGCGCTCATCACGCAGGCCGTGCAGAGCGAGATGCTGGAGACCATCCCGGAGGAGGCGGGCATCACCATGAGCCCAGGGCCTCAGTGA
- the AMPD2 gene encoding AMP deaminase 2 isoform X4: protein MASYSSGSGKPKAKYPFKKRASLQASSAVPEARGGLGAPPLQSARSLPGPAPCLKHFPLDLRTSMDGKCKEIAEELFSRSLAESELRSAPYEFPEESPIEQLEERRQRLERQISQDVKLEPDILLRAKQDFLKTDSDSDLQLYKEQGEGQGDRGLRERDVVLEREFQRVTISGEEKCGVPFTDLLDAAKSVVRALFIREKYMALSLQSFCPTTRRYLQQLAEKPLETRTYEQGPDTPVSADAPVHPPALEQHPYEHCEPSTMPGDLGLGLRMVRGVVHVYTRREPDEHCSEVELPYPDLQEFVADVNVLMALIINGPIKSFCYRRLQYLSSKFQMHVLLNEMKELAAQKKVPHRDFYNIRKVDTHIHASSCMNQKHLLRFIKRAMKRHLEEIVHVEQGREQTLREVFESMNLTAYDLSVDTLDVHADRNTFHRFDKFNAKYNPIGESVLREIFIKTDNRVSGKYFAHIIKEVMSDLEESKYQNAELRLSIYGRSRDEWDKLARWAVMHRVHSPNVRWLVQVPRLFDVYRTKGQLANFQEMLENIFLPLFEATIHPASHPELHLFLEHVDGFDSVDDESKPENHVFNMESPLPEAWVEEDNPPYAYYLYYTFANMAMLNHLRRQRGFHTFVLRPHCGEAGPIHHLVSAFMLAENISHGLLLRKAPVLQYLYYLAQIGIAMSPLSNNSLFLSYHRNPLPEYLSRGLMVSLSTDDPLQFHFTKEPLMEEYSIATQVWKLSSCDMCELARNSVLMSGFSHKVKSHWLGPNYTKEGPEGNDIRRTNVPDIRVGYRHETLCQELALITQAVQSEMLETIPEEAGITMSPGPQ, encoded by the exons ATGGCATCCTATTCATCTGGCTCCGGCAAACCCAAGGCCAAATATCCCTTTAAGAAGCGGGCCAGCCTGCAGGCTTCCTCTGCAGTACCAG AGGCTcggggtgggctgggggccccTCCGCTGCAGTCTGCCCGATccctgccaggccctgccccctgcctcaAGCACTTCCCGCTCGACCTGCGCACGTCTATGGATGGCAAATGCAAGGAGATCGCCGAG GAGCTCTTCAGCCGCTCCCTGGCTGAGAGTGAACTCCGTAGTGCCCCATACGAGTTCCCCGAAGAGAGCCCCATCGAACAGCTGGAGGAGCGGCGGCAGCGCCTGGAGAGGCAGATCAGCCAGGATGTCAA GCTGGAGCCAGACATCCTGCTTCGGGCAAAGCAAGATTTCCTGAAGACGGACAGTGACTCGGACCTCCA GCTCTACAAGGAGCAGGGTGAGGGGCAGGGTGACCGGGGCCTGCGGGAGCGTGATGTGGTGCTGGAACGGGAATTTCAGCGGGTCACCATCTCCGGGGAGGAGAAGTGTGGG GTACCATTTACAGACCTGCTGGACGCAGCCAAGAGTGTGGTGCGGGCGCTCTTCATCCGGGAGAAGTACATGGCCCTGTCTCTGCAGAGCTTCTGCCCCACCACCCGCCGGTACCTGCAGCAGCTGGCCGAGAAGCCTCTGGAGACACGGACCTATGAGCAGGGCCCTGACACCCCTGTGTCTGCTG ATGCCCCGGTGCACCCCCCTGCGCTGGAGCAGCACCCATATGAGCACTGTGAACCAAGCACCATGCCGGGGGACCTGGGCTTGGGTCTCCGCATGGTGCGGGGCGTGGTGCACGTCTACACCCGCAGGGAACCTGATGAGCA TTGCTCAGAAGTGGAGCTGCCATACCCCGACCTTCAGGAATTTGTGGCAGATGTCAATGTGCTGATGGCTCTGATTATCAATGGCCCCAT AAAATCCTTCTGTTACCGCCGCCTGCAGTATCTGAGCTCCAAATTCCAGATGCATGTGCTGCTTAACGAGATGAAGGAGCTGGCTGCCCAGAAGAAAGTGCCACACCGAGATTTCTACAACATCCGCAAG GTGGACACGCACATCCATGCCTCGTCCTGCATGAACCAGAAGCATCTGCTTCGCTTCATCAAACGGGCAATGAAGCGGCACCTGGAGGAGATCGTGCACGTGGAGCAGGGTCGCGAACAGACGCTGCGGGAGGTCTTTGAGAGCATGAATCTCACTGCCTACGACCTGAGTGTGGACACGCTCGACGTGCACGCG GACAGGAACACCTTCCATCGCTTTGACAAGTTCAATGCCAAATACAACCCTATTGGGGAGTCTGTCCTCCGAGAGATCTTCATCAAGACCGACAACAGGGTTTCTGGGAAGTACTTTGCTCACATCATCAAG GAGGTGATGTCGGACCTGGAGGAGAGTAAATACCAGAATGCGGAGCTTCGACTCTCCATCTACGGGCGCTCAAGGGACGAGTGGGACAAGCTGGCGCGCTGGGCAGTGATGCACCGTGTACACTCTCCCAACGTGCGCTGGCTCGTGCAGGTGCCCCGCCTCTT TGATGTGTACCGTACGAAGGGCCAGCTGGCCAACTTCCAGGAGATGCTAGAGAACATCTTCCTGCCACTGTTCGAGGCTACCATCCACCCTGCCAGCCACCCGGAGCTGCACCTCTTCTTGGAGCAC GTGGATGGCTTTGACAGCGTGGACGATGAGTCTAAGCCCGAGAACCACGTCTTCAACATGGAGAGCCCCCTCCCCGAGGCTTGGGTGGAGGAGGACAACCCACCCTATGCCTACTACCTGTACTACACCTTCGCCAACATGGCCATGCTGAACCACCTGCGCAG GCAGAGGGGCTTCCACACGTTTGTGCTGAGGCCGCACTGTGGGGAGGCCGGGCCCATCCACCACCTGGTGTCGGCCTTCATGCTGGCTGAGAACATCTCACATGGGCTCCTTCTGCGCAAG GCCCCGGTCCTGCAGTACTTGTACTACCTGGCCCAGATCGGCATCGCCATGTCCCCGCTCAGCAACAACAGCCTCTTCCTCAGCTACCACCGGAACCCGCTCCCCGAGTACCTGTCCCGCGGCCTCATGGTCTCGCTGTCCACCGATGATCCCCTGCAGTTCCATTTCACCAAG GAGCCGCTGATGGAGGAGTACAGCATCGCCACCCAGGTGTGGAAGCTCAGCTCCTGTGATATGTGTGAGCTGGCGCGCAACAGTGTGCTCATGAGTGGCTTCTCCCATAAG gtAAAGAGCCACTGGCTGGGACCCAACTACACCAAGGAGGGCCCCGAGGGTAATGATATCCGCCGCACCAACGTGCCGGACATCCGCGTGGGCTACCGCCATGAGACCCTGTGCCAGGAGCTGGCGCTCATCACGCAGGCCGTGCAGAGCGAGATGCTGGAGACCATCCCGGAGGAGGCGGGCATCACCATGAGCCCAGGGCCTCAGTGA
- the AMPD2 gene encoding AMP deaminase 2 isoform X3, whose product MAGAGLAWRGRIRAGAGPWTWPGLGRRRREPALCQSRDPYSDLAGSGPQLSSPPSLPGFLAVQTLASRRPGTPQSSSSMASEARGGLGAPPLQSARSLPGPAPCLKHFPLDLRTSMDGKCKEIAEELFSRSLAESELRSAPYEFPEESPIEQLEERRQRLERQISQDVKLEPDILLRAKQDFLKTDSDSDLQLYKEQGEGQGDRGLRERDVVLEREFQRVTISGEEKCGVPFTDLLDAAKSVVRALFIREKYMALSLQSFCPTTRRYLQQLAEKPLETRTYEQGPDTPVSADAPVHPPALEQHPYEHCEPSTMPGDLGLGLRMVRGVVHVYTRREPDEHCSEVELPYPDLQEFVADVNVLMALIINGPIKSFCYRRLQYLSSKFQMHVLLNEMKELAAQKKVPHRDFYNIRKVDTHIHASSCMNQKHLLRFIKRAMKRHLEEIVHVEQGREQTLREVFESMNLTAYDLSVDTLDVHADRNTFHRFDKFNAKYNPIGESVLREIFIKTDNRVSGKYFAHIIKEVMSDLEESKYQNAELRLSIYGRSRDEWDKLARWAVMHRVHSPNVRWLVQVPRLFDVYRTKGQLANFQEMLENIFLPLFEATIHPASHPELHLFLEHVDGFDSVDDESKPENHVFNMESPLPEAWVEEDNPPYAYYLYYTFANMAMLNHLRRQRGFHTFVLRPHCGEAGPIHHLVSAFMLAENISHGLLLRKAPVLQYLYYLAQIGIAMSPLSNNSLFLSYHRNPLPEYLSRGLMVSLSTDDPLQFHFTKEPLMEEYSIATQVWKLSSCDMCELARNSVLMSGFSHKVKSHWLGPNYTKEGPEGNDIRRTNVPDIRVGYRHETLCQELALITQAVQSEMLETIPEEAGITMSPGPQ is encoded by the exons atggcgggggcggggctggcttGGCGGGGGCGGAtccgggcaggggcggggccatGGACCTGGCCGGGCCTGGGGCGGCGGAGACGCGAGCCAGCGCTG TGCCAGAGTAGGGACCCTTACAGCGACTTGGCGGGGTCTGGACCCcagctctcctcccctccctcgcTACCCGGCTTCCTGGCGGTGCAGACCCTGGCGAGCAGACGCCCCGGAACCCCTCAGAGCTCGAGCAGTATGGCCTCAG AGGCTcggggtgggctgggggccccTCCGCTGCAGTCTGCCCGATccctgccaggccctgccccctgcctcaAGCACTTCCCGCTCGACCTGCGCACGTCTATGGATGGCAAATGCAAGGAGATCGCCGAG GAGCTCTTCAGCCGCTCCCTGGCTGAGAGTGAACTCCGTAGTGCCCCATACGAGTTCCCCGAAGAGAGCCCCATCGAACAGCTGGAGGAGCGGCGGCAGCGCCTGGAGAGGCAGATCAGCCAGGATGTCAA GCTGGAGCCAGACATCCTGCTTCGGGCAAAGCAAGATTTCCTGAAGACGGACAGTGACTCGGACCTCCA GCTCTACAAGGAGCAGGGTGAGGGGCAGGGTGACCGGGGCCTGCGGGAGCGTGATGTGGTGCTGGAACGGGAATTTCAGCGGGTCACCATCTCCGGGGAGGAGAAGTGTGGG GTACCATTTACAGACCTGCTGGACGCAGCCAAGAGTGTGGTGCGGGCGCTCTTCATCCGGGAGAAGTACATGGCCCTGTCTCTGCAGAGCTTCTGCCCCACCACCCGCCGGTACCTGCAGCAGCTGGCCGAGAAGCCTCTGGAGACACGGACCTATGAGCAGGGCCCTGACACCCCTGTGTCTGCTG ATGCCCCGGTGCACCCCCCTGCGCTGGAGCAGCACCCATATGAGCACTGTGAACCAAGCACCATGCCGGGGGACCTGGGCTTGGGTCTCCGCATGGTGCGGGGCGTGGTGCACGTCTACACCCGCAGGGAACCTGATGAGCA TTGCTCAGAAGTGGAGCTGCCATACCCCGACCTTCAGGAATTTGTGGCAGATGTCAATGTGCTGATGGCTCTGATTATCAATGGCCCCAT AAAATCCTTCTGTTACCGCCGCCTGCAGTATCTGAGCTCCAAATTCCAGATGCATGTGCTGCTTAACGAGATGAAGGAGCTGGCTGCCCAGAAGAAAGTGCCACACCGAGATTTCTACAACATCCGCAAG GTGGACACGCACATCCATGCCTCGTCCTGCATGAACCAGAAGCATCTGCTTCGCTTCATCAAACGGGCAATGAAGCGGCACCTGGAGGAGATCGTGCACGTGGAGCAGGGTCGCGAACAGACGCTGCGGGAGGTCTTTGAGAGCATGAATCTCACTGCCTACGACCTGAGTGTGGACACGCTCGACGTGCACGCG GACAGGAACACCTTCCATCGCTTTGACAAGTTCAATGCCAAATACAACCCTATTGGGGAGTCTGTCCTCCGAGAGATCTTCATCAAGACCGACAACAGGGTTTCTGGGAAGTACTTTGCTCACATCATCAAG GAGGTGATGTCGGACCTGGAGGAGAGTAAATACCAGAATGCGGAGCTTCGACTCTCCATCTACGGGCGCTCAAGGGACGAGTGGGACAAGCTGGCGCGCTGGGCAGTGATGCACCGTGTACACTCTCCCAACGTGCGCTGGCTCGTGCAGGTGCCCCGCCTCTT TGATGTGTACCGTACGAAGGGCCAGCTGGCCAACTTCCAGGAGATGCTAGAGAACATCTTCCTGCCACTGTTCGAGGCTACCATCCACCCTGCCAGCCACCCGGAGCTGCACCTCTTCTTGGAGCAC GTGGATGGCTTTGACAGCGTGGACGATGAGTCTAAGCCCGAGAACCACGTCTTCAACATGGAGAGCCCCCTCCCCGAGGCTTGGGTGGAGGAGGACAACCCACCCTATGCCTACTACCTGTACTACACCTTCGCCAACATGGCCATGCTGAACCACCTGCGCAG GCAGAGGGGCTTCCACACGTTTGTGCTGAGGCCGCACTGTGGGGAGGCCGGGCCCATCCACCACCTGGTGTCGGCCTTCATGCTGGCTGAGAACATCTCACATGGGCTCCTTCTGCGCAAG GCCCCGGTCCTGCAGTACTTGTACTACCTGGCCCAGATCGGCATCGCCATGTCCCCGCTCAGCAACAACAGCCTCTTCCTCAGCTACCACCGGAACCCGCTCCCCGAGTACCTGTCCCGCGGCCTCATGGTCTCGCTGTCCACCGATGATCCCCTGCAGTTCCATTTCACCAAG GAGCCGCTGATGGAGGAGTACAGCATCGCCACCCAGGTGTGGAAGCTCAGCTCCTGTGATATGTGTGAGCTGGCGCGCAACAGTGTGCTCATGAGTGGCTTCTCCCATAAG gtAAAGAGCCACTGGCTGGGACCCAACTACACCAAGGAGGGCCCCGAGGGTAATGATATCCGCCGCACCAACGTGCCGGACATCCGCGTGGGCTACCGCCATGAGACCCTGTGCCAGGAGCTGGCGCTCATCACGCAGGCCGTGCAGAGCGAGATGCTGGAGACCATCCCGGAGGAGGCGGGCATCACCATGAGCCCAGGGCCTCAGTGA